Below is a window of Candidatus Thorarchaeota archaeon DNA.
GAATTGCTTTCCCACTTCTGTAGACTCGGTCTTCTCTGTTAGTTCCTTCTGATTTGTAATTCGTGACTCCATGATTCTACCACCTATCCGTATCTAATTCTAGGATCTAGAGCTCCATATACCAAATCGACAAGCAGATTAGCAGATACGAAAATGAGGGCTATGAGCAGTGTGAAACCAGTCATAGCTGCCATGTCTGAATGAAGTATCGCTTGCGTG
It encodes the following:
- a CDS encoding ABC transporter permease — translated: VIYKHALRNALIPTVTVIGLSFGSLITGAVLTESIFSWPGLGRWATQAILHSDMAAMTGFTLLIALIFVSANLLVDLVYGALDPRIRYG